A part of Microbacterium terregens genomic DNA contains:
- a CDS encoding SDR family oxidoreductase, with product MTARVLVTGGAGFLGSHVAAALVSHPGVELVVAGDVRRPEHPLEGVVYDDCDVTRSAGLALLMERHAITVVVHLAAIVNPGRDVAMEYRVDVDGSRHVLDACVATGVRRIVVSSSGAAYGYHADNPEWLSESDPIRGSEAFPYSRHKRLVEEMLAEHRVSHPDLEQVVFRIGTILGPTVRNQITALWDGSRVLAVRGSESPFVFVWVDDIAAAMARAATDGPPGIYNVAGDGKVTVREIAARLGKPVLTVPAGLLRIALRMGRMLHLTVHGPEQVGFLQHRPVLANDALKRDFGFTPARTSREAFEEYLATHPGVARG from the coding sequence ATGACGGCACGGGTGCTGGTCACCGGCGGGGCGGGCTTCCTCGGTTCACACGTTGCTGCGGCCCTGGTGAGCCACCCCGGCGTCGAACTTGTCGTCGCCGGTGACGTGCGGCGGCCGGAGCATCCGCTCGAGGGAGTCGTCTACGACGATTGCGACGTGACCCGATCGGCGGGACTGGCACTGCTGATGGAGCGGCACGCGATCACCGTCGTGGTGCACCTCGCGGCGATCGTCAACCCGGGTCGGGATGTGGCGATGGAGTACCGCGTCGACGTCGACGGTTCGCGTCACGTGCTCGACGCCTGCGTCGCGACCGGCGTGCGGCGGATCGTGGTGTCGTCTTCGGGAGCGGCGTACGGGTACCACGCCGACAACCCGGAGTGGCTGAGCGAGTCGGACCCGATCCGTGGCAGCGAGGCGTTCCCCTACTCCAGGCACAAGCGGCTCGTGGAGGAGATGCTGGCCGAGCACCGTGTGTCCCACCCGGATCTGGAACAGGTGGTCTTCCGCATCGGCACCATCCTCGGCCCCACGGTGCGCAATCAGATCACCGCCCTCTGGGACGGCTCGCGCGTGCTCGCGGTCCGCGGGTCCGAGTCGCCCTTCGTGTTCGTCTGGGTCGACGACATCGCGGCGGCGATGGCCCGCGCCGCCACCGATGGCCCCCCGGGGATCTACAACGTCGCCGGTGACGGCAAGGTCACCGTGCGCGAGATCGCCGCCCGACTGGGCAAGCCCGTGCTGACCGTGCCGGCGGGCCTGCTCCGGATCGCGCTGCGCATGGGGCGGATGCTGCATCTCACCGTCCACGGACCCGAGCAGGTCGGTTTCCTCCAACACCGCCCGGTGCTCGCGAACGATGCGCTCAAGCGCGACTTCGGCTTCACACCCGCGCGGACCAGCCGCGAGGCGTTCGAGGAGTACCTCGCGACTCATCCCGGCGTCGCGCGCGGCTGA
- a CDS encoding adenosine deaminase encodes MPIDQHGDTTLQDISIRSLPKISLHDHLDGGVRPQTILELGDAVGLELPESDGDALAGWFADKSDSGSLVEYLKTFDLTTAVMQTAEGLTRVAREFVEDLAADGVIYGEVRWAPEQHLTRGLSLEEVVEAVQTGIEEGEEAAEQDGRDIRVGQLITAMRHTDRSLEIAELAVSWRGRGAVGFDIAGPEEGFLPSRHKVAFDYLASEFFPTTVHAGEAAGLDSIRSAIIDGRAVRLGHGVRIAEDLEVVSRAGDEVLVHFGDLARWVRDREITLELSPSSNLQTGAIQQWGEELADHPFDLLYQLGFSVTVNVDNRTMSRTSLTRELALLAETFEYDLDDLETFQLNAAAGAFLPIEEREELIELIAEGFER; translated from the coding sequence ATGCCGATCGATCAGCACGGCGACACCACTCTGCAGGACATTTCGATCCGGAGCCTGCCCAAGATCTCGCTGCACGACCATCTGGACGGCGGCGTGCGCCCGCAGACGATTCTCGAGCTGGGGGATGCCGTCGGCCTCGAACTGCCCGAGAGCGACGGCGACGCGCTCGCCGGGTGGTTCGCCGACAAGAGCGACTCGGGGTCGCTGGTGGAGTACCTCAAGACGTTCGACCTGACCACGGCGGTGATGCAGACCGCCGAAGGGCTCACCCGCGTCGCACGCGAGTTCGTCGAGGATCTCGCCGCGGACGGCGTCATCTACGGAGAGGTGCGATGGGCGCCCGAGCAGCACCTGACCCGCGGGCTTTCGCTCGAGGAGGTCGTCGAGGCGGTCCAGACCGGCATCGAGGAGGGCGAGGAGGCCGCGGAGCAGGACGGGCGCGACATCCGCGTCGGCCAGCTCATCACCGCGATGCGCCACACCGATCGCTCGCTCGAGATCGCGGAGTTGGCCGTCTCGTGGCGCGGCCGAGGGGCGGTCGGGTTCGACATCGCCGGCCCCGAGGAGGGTTTCCTCCCCTCGCGACACAAGGTCGCCTTCGACTACCTGGCCTCGGAGTTCTTCCCCACGACGGTGCATGCCGGCGAAGCCGCCGGGCTCGATTCGATCCGCTCGGCGATCATCGACGGTCGCGCCGTGCGGCTCGGCCACGGGGTGCGGATCGCCGAGGACCTCGAGGTCGTCTCGCGCGCCGGTGACGAGGTGCTCGTGCACTTCGGCGACCTCGCGCGGTGGGTGCGGGACCGGGAGATCACCCTCGAGCTCTCGCCGTCGTCGAACCTGCAGACCGGCGCGATCCAGCAGTGGGGCGAGGAACTGGCCGACCACCCGTTCGACCTGCTCTACCAGCTCGGCTTCTCGGTGACCGTGAACGTCGACAACCGCACCATGAGCCGCACATCGCTGACGCGCGAGCTCGCCCTGCTCGCCGAGACGTTCGAGTACGACCTCGACGACCTCGAGACCTTCCAGCTCAACGCCGCGGCCGGAGCGTTCCTGCCGATCGAGGAGCGCGAGGAGCTCATCGAGCTGATCGCCGAGGGCTTTGAGCGGTAG
- a CDS encoding PTS sugar transporter subunit IIA, with protein sequence MARDVLSLGQVRIHSGSATREEAMKEAADILEAAGAVTSAYFDAMQQREETVSTYMGNELAIPHGTNETKHTILGSALSVVRYDGGVDWGGEPVTFVVGIAGKGDEHLEILSQIAILFSDEDEVENLKRAESPEELYSLVAAAGV encoded by the coding sequence ATGGCACGTGACGTCCTGAGCCTCGGCCAAGTCCGGATCCACTCCGGCAGCGCAACCCGCGAAGAGGCGATGAAGGAGGCCGCGGACATCCTCGAGGCGGCAGGTGCGGTCACCAGCGCCTACTTCGATGCGATGCAGCAGCGGGAGGAGACGGTCTCGACCTACATGGGCAACGAACTCGCGATCCCGCACGGCACCAACGAGACCAAGCACACGATCCTCGGCTCCGCGCTGTCGGTCGTCCGCTACGACGGGGGTGTGGACTGGGGCGGCGAGCCGGTGACCTTCGTGGTCGGCATCGCCGGCAAGGGCGATGAGCATCTGGAGATCCTCTCCCAGATCGCGATCCTCTTCTCCGACGAGGACGAGGTCGAGAACCTGAAGCGAGCGGAGTCGCCCGAAGAGCTGTACTCGCTCGTCGCCGCGGCGGGCGTCTGA
- a CDS encoding NAD(P)/FAD-dependent oxidoreductase, translating into MQELRYAVIGAGPSGLAAARALAKAGIDFDGFEASHGVGGLWDIENPRSTMYQSAHLISSRTTTEFTEFPMDSTADYPGHRSLLRYFRDFADRFGLTGRFRFDTRVTSLEKDENGWMLRAEGPAESIAQRYDGVILANGTLAEPNVPSFRGEFSGELLHTSAYKDAGRLSGKRVLIIGAGNSGCDIAVDAVHHAASVDMSVRRGYYFVPRYLFGRPSDTLNQGRPLPARIKQFVDTRVLRAFTGDPVRFGFPRPDYKLYESHPIVNTMILNHLGQGDLSVRPDIDRFDGATVHFRDGTSGEYDLVLLATGYTLDYPFVDRAELNWRGSAPDLFLHVFPPSFNGLYVMGMIEASGIGWQGRYEQAELIAEYLAAVAQHPDGAADFRRRVAEEPWPDLTGGYRYLALARMAYYVNKDAYRRAVRSARSFLRGGAAAQAPGRESRLGRRPASALGRSRKRTSA; encoded by the coding sequence ATGCAGGAGCTGCGTTATGCCGTCATCGGCGCCGGCCCGTCGGGACTGGCCGCGGCGCGGGCACTCGCGAAAGCAGGCATCGACTTCGACGGCTTCGAGGCCTCGCACGGCGTCGGGGGCCTGTGGGACATCGAGAACCCTCGTTCGACGATGTACCAGTCCGCGCATCTGATCTCTTCGCGCACCACGACCGAGTTCACCGAGTTCCCGATGGACTCCACCGCCGACTACCCCGGCCATCGCTCGCTCCTGCGCTACTTCCGCGACTTCGCGGACCGCTTCGGTCTGACCGGGCGGTTCCGCTTCGATACCCGGGTCACCTCGCTCGAGAAGGACGAGAACGGGTGGATGCTGCGTGCCGAAGGCCCCGCGGAATCGATCGCGCAACGCTACGACGGTGTGATCCTCGCGAACGGCACGCTCGCCGAACCCAACGTCCCGTCCTTCCGCGGCGAGTTCAGCGGTGAGCTGCTGCACACCAGTGCCTACAAGGACGCCGGCCGGCTGAGCGGCAAGCGGGTGCTCATCATCGGCGCGGGCAATTCCGGCTGCGACATCGCGGTCGACGCGGTCCACCACGCGGCATCCGTCGATATGAGCGTGCGCCGCGGCTACTACTTCGTGCCGCGCTACCTGTTCGGTCGCCCATCGGACACCCTCAATCAAGGTCGACCGCTGCCCGCGCGCATCAAGCAGTTCGTCGACACGCGCGTCCTGCGCGCGTTCACCGGCGACCCGGTGCGCTTCGGCTTCCCCAGACCCGACTACAAGCTGTACGAGTCCCATCCGATCGTCAACACGATGATCCTGAACCACCTGGGTCAAGGCGATCTGAGCGTCCGACCCGACATCGACCGCTTCGACGGCGCGACGGTGCACTTCCGGGACGGCACCAGCGGAGAGTACGACCTCGTCCTGCTGGCCACGGGGTACACCCTCGACTACCCCTTCGTCGATCGCGCCGAGCTGAACTGGCGCGGCTCCGCCCCCGACCTGTTCCTGCACGTGTTCCCGCCGTCCTTCAACGGGCTGTACGTGATGGGCATGATCGAGGCATCCGGCATCGGCTGGCAGGGCCGCTACGAGCAGGCCGAGCTGATCGCCGAGTACCTGGCCGCCGTCGCGCAGCATCCCGATGGTGCGGCGGACTTCCGCCGCCGCGTGGCCGAGGAGCCGTGGCCGGATCTGACCGGTGGCTACCGCTATCTCGCCCTCGCGCGGATGGCGTACTACGTGAACAAGGACGCGTACCGTCGCGCCGTCCGCTCCGCCCGGAGCTTCCTGCGCGGCGGGGCCGCGGCGCAGGCCCCTGGCCGCGAGAGCCGGCTGGGCAGACGGCCGGCGTCCGCGCTGGGCCGCTCGAGGAAGAGGACCTCCGCATGA
- a CDS encoding ABC transporter permease gives MSENLTGGAVIASDHPVAPPQPEPSKWHDTFLRITQGNAAISVLAVLLALIVGGIMIAFTDEDVQASAGYFFARPLDTIAAIWDAVSGAYIALFQGSIYNFGAPTFARGIRPLTETLTFATPLIAAGLGVALAFRIGMFNIGGRGQMLMASAAAGWVAFSLDLPWGIHMIVALIAGLAAGALWAGIAGALKAWTGAHEVIVTIMLNYVAFYLISWMLRTPGLLQAPGSSNPKTPPMKPTAVFPELFGPQYNLHFGFILVILATIVVWWILSRSSLGFKFRAVGENPHAARVAGINVKSMYIIGMLIAGALVGLAGVNQVLGTITTGFSADIDAGIGFDAITVALLGRSTPWGTFAAGILFGAFKAGGFAMQAAEGVPIEIVTVVQALIVLFIAAPPLVRTIFFLPSPERDQRRREKARTKQLKAEAGAVAK, from the coding sequence GTGAGCGAGAACCTGACCGGCGGCGCGGTCATCGCGTCCGACCATCCCGTCGCTCCACCGCAGCCGGAGCCGTCGAAGTGGCATGACACGTTCCTGCGGATCACGCAGGGCAACGCCGCGATCTCCGTCCTGGCGGTGCTGCTGGCGCTGATCGTCGGCGGCATCATGATCGCCTTCACCGACGAGGACGTGCAGGCGTCGGCCGGCTACTTCTTCGCGCGACCGCTCGATACGATCGCCGCGATCTGGGACGCCGTCTCGGGGGCGTACATCGCCCTGTTCCAGGGCTCGATCTACAACTTCGGCGCGCCCACGTTCGCCCGCGGCATCCGCCCGCTCACCGAGACGCTGACCTTCGCCACCCCGCTGATCGCCGCGGGCCTCGGTGTCGCCCTGGCCTTCCGCATCGGCATGTTCAACATCGGTGGTCGCGGACAGATGCTGATGGCCTCGGCCGCTGCCGGCTGGGTCGCGTTCTCGCTCGACCTGCCCTGGGGCATCCACATGATCGTCGCCCTGATCGCGGGGCTGGCTGCCGGAGCACTGTGGGCCGGGATCGCGGGTGCCCTGAAGGCGTGGACGGGCGCGCACGAGGTGATCGTCACGATCATGCTCAACTACGTCGCGTTCTACCTCATCTCGTGGATGCTGCGGACTCCCGGTCTGCTGCAGGCGCCCGGTTCCAGCAACCCCAAGACGCCGCCGATGAAGCCCACAGCCGTGTTCCCCGAGCTGTTCGGGCCGCAGTACAACCTGCACTTCGGGTTCATCCTGGTGATCCTCGCGACCATCGTGGTGTGGTGGATCCTGAGCCGTTCGAGCCTGGGCTTCAAATTCCGTGCCGTCGGCGAGAACCCGCATGCCGCGCGTGTGGCGGGCATCAACGTCAAGAGCATGTACATCATCGGCATGCTCATCGCCGGCGCCCTGGTCGGCCTCGCCGGCGTCAACCAGGTGCTCGGCACCATCACCACCGGCTTCTCGGCCGACATCGACGCGGGTATCGGATTCGACGCGATCACCGTGGCGCTGCTCGGACGCTCGACCCCGTGGGGAACGTTCGCCGCCGGCATCCTGTTCGGCGCCTTCAAAGCGGGCGGCTTCGCGATGCAGGCGGCCGAGGGCGTCCCGATCGAGATCGTCACCGTCGTGCAGGCGCTCATCGTGCTGTTCATCGCCGCGCCGCCGCTGGTGCGCACGATCTTCTTCCTGCCTTCGCCGGAGCGCGACCAGCGCCGGCGCGAGAAGGCGCGGACGAAGCAGCTCAAGGCCGAGGCCGGGGCGGTGGCGAAATGA
- a CDS encoding bile acid:sodium symporter family protein: MNIDDVVLNFTPGTLLILNVVLGLIMFGIALDTSVEDFKVVARKPKPFIIAILAQLIVLPAVTFALTLILPVTPSMALGMILVACCPPGNISQVLTHRSGGNVALSVSMTAVSNLLYIVALPLSVAFWGSLHPTARTLLTAVELNPWQMLLDIFLIIGLPFLVGLAIRARFAAFAAKVQPFVKWFSLLALVGFIVAALAGNWAYFVAFLGVILVVVAIHDAVALAIGYGTAVVGGLGTRERKAMTFEVGIRNAGLGLGLVFTFFGGLGGMAIVAGWWGIWDIIAGLIVASLWALHTRRRTGTPKGDATRHGRREQRRSDAATGNPATDHAPGATP, from the coding sequence ATGAACATCGACGACGTCGTGCTGAACTTCACCCCGGGGACGCTGCTGATCCTGAACGTGGTCCTCGGGCTCATCATGTTCGGGATCGCCCTGGACACCTCCGTCGAGGACTTCAAGGTCGTCGCCCGCAAGCCCAAGCCCTTCATCATCGCGATCCTCGCCCAGCTGATCGTGCTGCCGGCGGTCACGTTCGCCCTGACCCTGATCCTGCCGGTCACTCCGTCGATGGCGCTGGGCATGATCCTCGTGGCCTGCTGCCCGCCGGGGAACATCTCGCAGGTGCTCACGCATCGATCCGGCGGCAACGTCGCCCTGTCCGTCTCGATGACGGCGGTCAGCAACCTGCTCTACATCGTCGCGCTGCCGCTGAGCGTCGCGTTCTGGGGATCGCTGCATCCGACCGCGCGCACGCTGCTCACGGCCGTCGAGCTCAACCCCTGGCAGATGCTGCTGGACATCTTCCTGATCATCGGCCTGCCGTTCCTCGTGGGCCTCGCGATCCGGGCGCGCTTCGCCGCGTTCGCGGCGAAGGTGCAGCCGTTCGTCAAGTGGTTCTCGCTGCTCGCGCTGGTCGGGTTCATCGTCGCCGCGCTGGCCGGCAACTGGGCGTACTTCGTCGCGTTCCTCGGCGTGATCCTGGTGGTGGTCGCCATCCACGACGCCGTCGCCCTCGCCATCGGCTACGGGACGGCGGTCGTCGGTGGTCTCGGGACACGGGAGCGCAAGGCGATGACCTTCGAGGTCGGCATCCGCAACGCCGGGCTCGGACTGGGGCTCGTGTTCACCTTCTTCGGCGGCCTCGGCGGAATGGCCATCGTGGCGGGCTGGTGGGGCATCTGGGACATCATCGCGGGGCTGATCGTCGCCTCGCTCTGGGCGCTGCACACCCGGCGCCGCACCGGCACGCCGAAAGGCGATGCGACACGGCACGGCCGTCGCGAGCAGCGGCGATCGGATGCCGCGACCGGAAACCCGGCCACCGACCATGCTCCCGGGGCGACGCCATGA
- a CDS encoding cytidine deaminase translates to MTDIDWDELRAAATAAKELAYVPYSRFKVGAAALVSDGRIVSGCNIENASYGVTLCAECSLVSDLFMSGGGKLVAFVCVDGHGRTLMPCGRCRQLLYEHAIPGMLLETVSGIRTIDEVLPDAFGPRELEEASR, encoded by the coding sequence GTGACCGACATCGACTGGGACGAACTCCGAGCGGCGGCGACCGCCGCCAAAGAGCTCGCCTATGTGCCCTATTCGCGGTTCAAGGTCGGTGCCGCCGCGCTGGTCTCGGACGGGCGGATCGTCTCGGGCTGCAACATCGAGAACGCGTCGTACGGGGTCACGCTCTGTGCGGAGTGCTCGCTCGTCAGCGACCTGTTCATGTCCGGTGGCGGCAAGCTGGTGGCCTTCGTCTGCGTCGACGGGCATGGTCGCACCCTCATGCCGTGCGGGCGATGCCGTCAGCTGCTGTACGAACACGCCATTCCGGGGATGCTGCTGGAGACGGTGTCCGGCATCCGCACGATCGACGAGGTCCTCCCCGACGCATTCGGTCCGCGGGAACTCGAAGAGGCCTCGCGATGA
- a CDS encoding thymidine phosphorylase codes for MSSPSAAGGVEPFDAVDVIRSKRDGGVVADDALRWMVDAYTRGYVADAQMAAFAMAVLLNGMSREEIRVLTDAMIASGERMSFAGLGKPTVDKHSTGGVGDKITLPLAPLVASFGVAVPQLSGRGLGHTGGTLDKLESIPGWTAALTNDELFDQLRDVGAVICAAGSGLAPADKKLYALRDVTGTVEAIPLIASSIMSKKIAEGTDALVLDVKFGSGAFMRDVEKARELARTMVALGTDSGVSTTALLTDMNTPLGLAIGNANEVRESVEVLAGGGPADVVELTVALAREMLALAGRPDADVEAALVDGRAMDSWRAMIRAQDGDPDAELPRPRETHTVTATEAGFVTRMDALPFGIAAWRLGAGRARAEDPVVHAAGIDLHVKPGDPVAVGQPLFTLLGHDVTRFERAHAALEGAWEVGADAPDSRPLVLERITA; via the coding sequence ATGAGCAGCCCGTCGGCCGCCGGCGGGGTGGAGCCGTTCGACGCCGTCGACGTCATCCGCAGCAAGCGGGACGGCGGGGTCGTCGCGGACGACGCGCTGCGCTGGATGGTCGACGCGTACACGCGCGGCTACGTCGCGGACGCGCAGATGGCCGCCTTCGCGATGGCCGTGCTCCTGAACGGCATGAGCCGCGAGGAGATCCGCGTTCTCACCGACGCGATGATCGCCTCGGGCGAGCGCATGAGCTTCGCCGGCCTGGGCAAGCCCACCGTCGACAAGCACTCCACCGGCGGGGTGGGCGACAAGATCACCCTGCCCCTGGCTCCGCTGGTGGCCTCGTTCGGTGTCGCCGTGCCGCAGCTGTCCGGCCGTGGCCTCGGGCACACCGGCGGGACGCTGGACAAGCTCGAGTCCATCCCGGGATGGACGGCCGCGCTCACCAACGACGAGCTGTTCGACCAGCTGCGCGACGTGGGCGCGGTCATCTGCGCAGCCGGCTCCGGCCTGGCCCCGGCCGACAAGAAGCTCTACGCCCTGCGCGATGTCACCGGGACGGTGGAGGCGATCCCGCTGATCGCATCCAGCATCATGTCCAAGAAGATCGCCGAGGGCACCGACGCGCTCGTGCTGGATGTGAAGTTCGGCTCGGGTGCGTTCATGCGCGACGTCGAGAAGGCGCGCGAGCTGGCCCGCACGATGGTGGCGCTCGGCACGGACTCGGGGGTATCGACCACCGCGCTGCTCACCGACATGAACACCCCGCTGGGCCTGGCGATCGGCAACGCCAACGAAGTGCGCGAGTCGGTCGAGGTGCTCGCCGGCGGTGGACCGGCCGATGTCGTCGAGCTGACCGTCGCGCTTGCCCGCGAGATGCTCGCCCTCGCCGGCCGGCCCGACGCGGACGTCGAGGCGGCGCTGGTCGATGGGCGTGCGATGGACTCGTGGCGCGCCATGATCCGGGCACAGGACGGCGATCCGGATGCCGAGCTCCCGCGTCCGCGCGAAACCCACACCGTGACCGCGACCGAGGCCGGTTTCGTCACGCGGATGGACGCACTCCCGTTCGGCATCGCCGCATGGCGGCTCGGTGCCGGCCGCGCGCGGGCCGAGGACCCCGTGGTGCACGCCGCGGGCATCGATCTGCACGTCAAGCCCGGCGACCCGGTCGCCGTCGGCCAGCCGCTGTTCACCCTGCTCGGACACGACGTCACACGGTTCGAGCGCGCGCACGCCGCCCTCGAGGGGGCGTGGGAGGTCGGGGCCGACGCGCCGGACTCCCGCCCGCTCGTGCTGGAGCGGATCACGGCATGA
- a CDS encoding ABC transporter permease: MTLTADGALIASAPAKAEVRSWKAPIALAVFTVLYAILMLAAPRSGETTFRISTQADALQLPEIVLPVVATVWVVFVLLVLLTIGAALLVRGYRKTPLWVIAVYIIVAIVGFLTWAAAGKAIPVAGLLAGAVALAIPLIYGALAGVIGERAGVVNIAIEGQLLAGAFSAAVVSSLTGQPLLGLVAAMFAGVLVAFVLAAFAIKYLVDQVIVGVVLNVLVIGLTSFFYSQVLQPNAALLNSPPRFPRIPIPILSEIPVLGPVLFRQTIIVYLMYIAVAAVWFAMFRTRWGLRLRAVGEHPQAADTVGIKVNATRFWNVLLAGAIAGLGGTVFTIGNGIAFNKEMTAGAGFIALAAVIFGQWDPFKATLAALLFGFASSLQNTLSVIGSPVPSEFMLMLPYLVTIFVVAGVVGRSRAPAADGIPYIKG; encoded by the coding sequence ATGACCCTCACCGCCGATGGCGCGCTGATCGCGTCGGCTCCGGCCAAGGCCGAAGTGCGCAGCTGGAAGGCCCCGATCGCACTCGCGGTCTTCACCGTGCTGTACGCCATCCTGATGCTCGCCGCGCCCCGCTCCGGTGAGACCACCTTCCGCATCTCGACGCAGGCGGATGCGCTGCAGCTGCCCGAGATCGTGCTGCCCGTCGTGGCCACGGTGTGGGTGGTCTTCGTGCTCCTGGTGCTCCTGACGATCGGCGCCGCCCTGCTGGTGCGCGGCTACCGGAAGACACCGCTCTGGGTGATCGCGGTCTACATCATCGTCGCGATCGTCGGCTTCCTGACGTGGGCGGCGGCGGGCAAGGCGATCCCGGTCGCCGGCCTGCTCGCCGGAGCCGTCGCACTGGCCATCCCGCTCATCTACGGGGCGCTGGCCGGAGTCATCGGCGAGCGCGCAGGTGTGGTCAACATCGCCATCGAGGGCCAGCTTCTGGCCGGTGCCTTCAGCGCCGCGGTGGTATCGAGCCTCACCGGCCAGCCGCTCCTCGGCCTCGTCGCGGCGATGTTCGCCGGCGTGCTGGTCGCCTTCGTGCTGGCCGCCTTCGCGATCAAGTACCTGGTCGATCAGGTGATCGTCGGCGTCGTGCTCAACGTCCTCGTGATCGGCCTGACGAGCTTCTTCTACTCGCAGGTGCTGCAGCCGAATGCGGCCCTGCTGAACTCCCCGCCGCGCTTCCCGCGGATCCCGATTCCGATCCTGAGCGAGATCCCGGTCCTCGGCCCCGTGCTGTTCCGTCAGACGATCATCGTGTACCTCATGTACATCGCGGTCGCGGCGGTCTGGTTCGCGATGTTCCGCACCCGGTGGGGACTGCGCCTGCGTGCCGTGGGCGAGCACCCGCAGGCGGCGGACACGGTCGGGATCAAGGTCAACGCGACCCGGTTCTGGAATGTTCTGCTGGCCGGCGCGATCGCCGGGCTCGGCGGCACGGTGTTCACGATCGGCAACGGGATCGCCTTCAACAAGGAGATGACCGCCGGGGCCGGGTTCATCGCCCTCGCCGCGGTGATCTTCGGGCAGTGGGATCCGTTCAAGGCCACACTGGCCGCGCTGCTGTTCGGCTTCGCCTCCAGCCTGCAGAACACGCTCAGCGTGATCGGCTCGCCGGTGCCGAGCGAGTTCATGCTGATGCTGCCGTATCTCGTGACGATCTTCGTCGTCGCCGGAGTCGTCGGGCGGTCGCGAGCACCCGCGGCCGACGGCATCCCCTACATAAAGGGATGA
- a CDS encoding mannitol-1-phosphate 5-dehydrogenase: MKAVHFGAGNIGRGFVGLLLHEGGYEVVFSDVAAPLVEAINAVSEYTVHEVGEGDARQQAGGVGRSPIETVDTVVTGFRAINSATHPDEVIEEIAGANVVTTAVGPTILKFVAPHIVAGLALRDPSSPPLQIMACENAINATDLLRDEIADLAGDAWDALAGRAVFANTAVDRIVPGQPAGAGVDVTVEPFFEWAIERAPFGDDPPSIPGAHFVEDLAPYIERKLFTVNTGHAATAYFGALAGAETISGALADEGISARVAAVLEETSALLAAKHEFDPAELASYRDTILRRFRNPALPDTVWRVGRQPLRKLSRHERFVGPAAEAAERGLSVDGLLDAMAAALSFEDAEDAQSVDLQRMLREQDAASVTGSVTGLEPGHPLFPRIEAIVAARQAELV, encoded by the coding sequence ATGAAGGCCGTCCACTTCGGCGCCGGCAACATCGGGCGCGGCTTCGTCGGGCTCCTGCTGCACGAAGGCGGCTACGAGGTGGTGTTCTCGGATGTCGCGGCACCGCTGGTCGAGGCCATCAACGCGGTCTCGGAGTACACCGTCCACGAGGTCGGCGAGGGGGACGCGCGTCAACAAGCCGGGGGTGTGGGGCGGAGCCCCATAGAAACTGTGGACACGGTCGTCACCGGCTTCAGGGCGATCAACAGCGCCACCCACCCCGATGAGGTGATCGAGGAGATCGCGGGCGCGAACGTCGTCACCACCGCGGTCGGCCCCACGATCCTGAAGTTCGTCGCGCCGCACATCGTGGCCGGCCTCGCCCTGCGCGACCCGTCCTCCCCCCCGCTGCAGATCATGGCGTGCGAGAACGCGATCAACGCCACCGATCTGCTCCGCGACGAGATCGCCGACCTGGCCGGAGACGCGTGGGACGCGCTGGCCGGGCGCGCCGTCTTCGCGAACACCGCCGTCGACCGGATCGTGCCCGGCCAGCCCGCCGGCGCCGGCGTGGACGTGACGGTCGAGCCGTTCTTCGAGTGGGCCATCGAACGTGCGCCGTTCGGCGACGATCCGCCCAGCATCCCCGGCGCGCATTTCGTCGAGGACCTGGCGCCCTACATCGAGCGCAAGCTGTTCACGGTGAACACCGGGCACGCCGCCACGGCGTACTTCGGTGCGCTCGCCGGCGCCGAGACCATCTCGGGGGCGCTGGCGGACGAGGGCATTTCGGCGCGGGTTGCCGCGGTACTCGAAGAGACCTCCGCCCTTCTGGCGGCCAAGCACGAATTCGACCCCGCTGAGCTCGCCTCCTACCGGGACACGATCCTGCGCCGGTTCCGTAATCCCGCGCTGCCCGACACGGTGTGGCGCGTCGGCAGACAGCCGCTGCGCAAGCTGTCGCGCCACGAACGCTTCGTCGGCCCGGCGGCCGAGGCGGCCGAGCGCGGCCTCTCCGTCGACGGCCTGCTCGACGCGATGGCGGCCGCGCTGTCGTTCGAAGACGCCGAGGACGCGCAGTCCGTCGATCTGCAGCGGATGCTGCGCGAGCAGGATGCGGCATCCGTCACCGGCTCGGTCACCGGCCTGGAGCCGGGGCACCCGCTGTTTCCCCGGATCGAGGCGATCGTCGCGGCGAGACAGGCGGAGCTGGTCTAG